The following proteins come from a genomic window of Alosa sapidissima isolate fAloSap1 chromosome 22, fAloSap1.pri, whole genome shotgun sequence:
- the fgfr1op2 gene encoding FGFR1 oncogene partner 2 homolog isoform X1, which produces MACTLEKVLADAKSLVERLRDHDNAAEVLIEQTTSLNKRVEAMKQYQEEIEALNLVARHRPRSTLVMGIQQENRQIRELQHENKELRTSLEEHQSALELIMSKYREQVFRLLMASKRDDPAIVTQLKEQHTSEMQAHLDKINEMASVMRKAIEVDEGRVCEDEERIKQLELENQGLRELLGISREAFQVLKRDEGSDSTSLSALVTSADLSLRKS; this is translated from the exons ATGGCGTGCACTCTTGAAAAGGTTTTGGCAGATGCCAAATCGCTGGTGGAGCGGCTTCGCGACCATGACAATGCAGCTGAAGTGTTAATTGAGCAGACCACCTCTCTAAACAAACGAGTGGAGGCCATGAAACAG TATCAGGAAGAGATTGAAGCCCTTAACCTTGTGGCCAGGCACCGGCCTCGCTCCACTCTAGTAATGGGAATCCAACAGGAAAACCGTCAAATCCGAGAACTGCAGCATGAAAACAAAG AGTTAAGGACGTCCCTTGAGGAGCACCAGTCGGCTCTGGAGCTGATCATGAGTAAATACAGAGAGCAGGTGTTCAGGCTGCTGATGGCCAGCAAGAGAGATGACCCTGCTATTGTGACCCAGCTCAAAGAGCAGCACACCAGC GAAATGCAGGCTCACCTAGACAAGATTAATGAGATGGCCAGTGTGATGCGGAAGGCCATCGAGGTGGATGAGGGCAGAGTGTGTGAAGATGAGGAGAGAATTAAACAGCTGGAG CTGGAGAACCAGGGCCTGCGCGAGCTGCTGGGCATCAGCCGCGAGGCCTTCCAGGTACTGAAGAGGGACGAGGGCTCGGACAGCACGTCGCTCTCGGCGCTGGTCACCAGTGCCGACCTCAGCCTGAGGAAGAGCTAA
- the fgfr1op2 gene encoding FGFR1 oncogene partner 2 homolog isoform X2: MACTLEKVLADAKSLVERLRDHDNAAEVLIEQTTSLNKRVEAMKQYQEEIEALNLVARHRPRSTLVMGIQQENRQIRELQHENKELRTSLEEHQSALELIMSKYREQVFRLLMASKRDDPAIVTQLKEQHTSAHLDKINEMASVMRKAIEVDEGRVCEDEERIKQLELENQGLRELLGISREAFQVLKRDEGSDSTSLSALVTSADLSLRKS, translated from the exons ATGGCGTGCACTCTTGAAAAGGTTTTGGCAGATGCCAAATCGCTGGTGGAGCGGCTTCGCGACCATGACAATGCAGCTGAAGTGTTAATTGAGCAGACCACCTCTCTAAACAAACGAGTGGAGGCCATGAAACAG TATCAGGAAGAGATTGAAGCCCTTAACCTTGTGGCCAGGCACCGGCCTCGCTCCACTCTAGTAATGGGAATCCAACAGGAAAACCGTCAAATCCGAGAACTGCAGCATGAAAACAAAG AGTTAAGGACGTCCCTTGAGGAGCACCAGTCGGCTCTGGAGCTGATCATGAGTAAATACAGAGAGCAGGTGTTCAGGCTGCTGATGGCCAGCAAGAGAGATGACCCTGCTATTGTGACCCAGCTCAAAGAGCAGCACACCAGC GCTCACCTAGACAAGATTAATGAGATGGCCAGTGTGATGCGGAAGGCCATCGAGGTGGATGAGGGCAGAGTGTGTGAAGATGAGGAGAGAATTAAACAGCTGGAG CTGGAGAACCAGGGCCTGCGCGAGCTGCTGGGCATCAGCCGCGAGGCCTTCCAGGTACTGAAGAGGGACGAGGGCTCGGACAGCACGTCGCTCTCGGCGCTGGTCACCAGTGCCGACCTCAGCCTGAGGAAGAGCTAA